A window of Blautia argi genomic DNA:
GTCTGTATGGGTACATACAAGAGCCTGATGTCCCGGAAAATTTTTTTGAGCATACTCTAATCCGAGTCGTTGTGCCTTTTCTCCGGTTAATCCATGATCTTCGGTATCTTTCGGATCAAAGCTTAGAATATAGTGATGAGATTTGATTTCATCAAAATTTTGGTTTTTATGATATTGTGCGTTTAACTCTTTACATTCCAAATCAAAAGAGAAGGGATCGCAGTTGATACCGTCAATGTAATATTCCTTTCTTGGAATGAGTTCTCCATTTTCATCAAGAATTGGCTTTTTCGTATGTTCATCATGTTGAAACAGAAGATAACGTTGTGCTTCTCCGTAGTCCGTATTTTTAATTGCAATATGCTTAAGAATTGCCATATTCATTACCTCTTGAATGAGTGGGAGCGGATGTATTTTGGGCAGAAAAGTTTCCGGCAAGTTTTAAGACTTCGTATTTCATTTCATAGATTTTAGAAAGACTCTGCTGGAGTGATTTTTGTACTTCCTGTGAATGAATACCGCCGCTATTGAAGTACCGGGCAATCTGATTTAGATTGCTTCCTATTTTTCCAAACTCGGCAATCAATTTTTTTAATTCCGGCAGATCAGCCACCAGTTCATATTTTAGAATTGTTCTTTTGTTCATAATTTGTCTACGGGCAAATTCCGCCAAAGGCAGATTTGCGGCTTTTGCCTGAGAAGATATAATTTCGTGTTCTGTATCAGTAAGACGCAGCATAATTTGATGTGTATGCCGTAATGATTTTTCTTTTTTTGGTCTTGCCATAGTATAAAATCTCCTTTTATAAAAATTCTATTTATATATAAGCCGATAGAGGGAACTGTATTGGAAAATACAAAATCACTGTGAAAATAGTTTGAAAACATGATAAACTCCCATCTTTGACAGTTATAAGGTGACAAAATGGCTACAAACCCAGTAAATATGGGCACTGTAGCCGTTTTCCTTTTTGCAGCGATATGTACTATATTATTTCAGTTTTGATTTTATTTGCTTTGTATCTTTGATAAGAGTTCGCATATCTGTTTTGGTAATGAATTCATAATCCGTTCTAAAATCAAATGTTTTATGTAATGTATCGGTTAATTCGGTTCTTGTATAAGAGGGGATATATCCACTCGCTGTGTTCAGCAGTGTCATTTGCATTGAGCGTAATGTTTCCAATATCTGATCTGCTGTATAAATATTTCCAAGTTCCTTTTCCAGTAAACGATAGAGCAGAAGGCTGATATAGCAGGTCATGAAATGGGCTTTTATCCGGTCTTCTCTTCTGACATATATAGGTCTTGCTTCGAATTCTGTTTTCATGATCCGAAAGTTTTCTTCGATTTCCCAACGTTGTCTGTTGATCCTTATGATCTCTGAAATATCTCCTTCCAGGTTTGTGATAACTGCATAAAAACCATCATACAATTCTTCTTTTTGGATTTGTTCTTCATCAAGATCATAAACTTGTTTTTCGGCAATCTCACCATCAGTAGTAACGGAAGTCTTTTTTACGAAGCGCATAGGATCGTTTTGATTTTTCCCTTTTCTTTTGCGTCCAGGTGCTGTGATTATCCTTTCAGCCCGTTCAATCTGCCGGGCACGGATTTTTCTCTGGTAGGCTTTGTACTTAGGGGAATAGGTGACAACTAAAGTCTCATCCATGTCACCTGTAACAACAGGCACTTCCTTGTAGTAGATTGTGTTATAGATCTCTTCATCCGATTCGTCCAGTGTACGGATATCTATAAATTGATCGGATCCAATTCTGCGGAACTGAGTCGGGTTCAGAGCAATCTCACGATCTTCCTTTTTCATTTTTTTCAGAGAATGCGTGATGATATAAGCCCCATTTCCTAAAGAATTGAATCTTCGGTTACTTGAACTGCCAAGTCCGGAATCAGAACAGTATATGAATTCACTGCAGTTAAAATCCTGAAGAATTTTGGATTCTAACGGCTTCAGAGTTGTCTGTTCATTCTGGTTTCCAGGGAAAATATCAAAGGCAAGGGGAAGACCGTCTGCGTCCATAAATAATCCCATAGTTACGATTGGATTAGGACGGTTTTCTTTGCTTTTTCCGTAACGCCGGAAATCATCTTCCTCTTCAATTTCAAAGTAATAATTCGTACAGTCATAATAAAGGATTCTATTATTTCGTGGATGAATGAAGTTTGAGTTTTTATATAGCTCACTTTGTATGAAATCAGACTCCCCTGCAATCACAGAAAGAGAGCGATAAACGTCCTGGAGACTGTATTTAGGCGGTTCCAACAAAGACTGGCAGTACTCGTAGCTGGCCAGTTTGCTGGCAGGGGAAAGAATCCTCGCATAGACAAGATCTGTGAGTATTGCATTGAGATCATATTTAAATTTATGCCTGCTTTTAATTGTCCGGCAGACTTTATCTAAACGGAGCTGCGTGCATAGTTTCTGAAGGAACAGATAACCTACATTGAAAGAACGGCGTTCATTCATAGGGATAGCTGCAGCTTTGGAAAACTCTACAGAAACTTTTCCGGTATGCTGCTTATAAAGTTCGGTTTCCTTAGCAGCCTGTTCTTTTGCCCATGTCATCAGTTTGTCTTCATTTCCATCGAACTGTTCCAAAAGAGCATTGTACTTCCCAAGTTTTTTGTAAATACATGAAGAGGCTTTTCCGTTTTCTTTGCGGAAGGAACGATAAATATATACATCTTTATTATTTTTGCTGCCTGTGATTGCTATGTACATGATAAAAAAATCCTTTTTTCTTCTAGTATACCACACTATTACAAACAAGTACATATCAAAACATAAAATTTGACATAAAAAATGCAGGTTTTATAAGGCATGCAAGGTGATTTTTGATTATTCAACTGTCAAACTCCCGGGCATTATTCAGCCGATTTTACCCAAGAAATATATGTTAATACGGAAAGAGTTGTATACAATGCCGACTGCGAAATAATCGCCTTTGCTCTAGAAGTTTTGCCTAAGAATAACGCCGCACAATTGATTCCGCTTGACGAAAGATATTTGCTTGAAGTTCTTCCCTAAAATGTATATAATAGTGTAGATTGGATGAGTCAATCACATAGCAGATGCTTCTGTAATGTTGTATCATGTTGTATAATTATACATGGTGTTTTCCAGTGATAAATAGTAAGGGAAATATGAGAAAAATGACCAAACCGGATTTTTGAGCGAAAAACACGTAAAATCAGTAAAATTTACATACGAAAAACAACATAAAAAATATCGATTTTTCACCTTGGAAAGTCAAAAACAGGTTCGAAAGAATTTGTGAAATATATACAAAAACAGAAAGGAAATATATGAGAAAACTTGCATTAAATGATGAAATATTACTAAAAATCGAGAAACCCGCCCGGTATATCGGGAATGAAGTCAATAGTGTCATGAAAGACCCGGAAAAAGTGGATATTAGGTTCGCCATGTGCTTTCCCGATGTGTATGAAATCGGTATGTCCCATCTGGGAATCCAGATTCTTTATGATATGTTTAACCGCAGAAAGGATACCTGGTGTGAAAGAGTATACTCTCCCTGGCCAGATTTGGACAAGGTGATGAG
This region includes:
- a CDS encoding plasmid mobilization protein encodes the protein MARPKKEKSLRHTHQIMLRLTDTEHEIISSQAKAANLPLAEFARRQIMNKRTILKYELVADLPELKKLIAEFGKIGSNLNQIARYFNSGGIHSQEVQKSLQQSLSKIYEMKYEVLKLAGNFSAQNTSAPTHSRGNEYGNS
- a CDS encoding IS1634 family transposase; amino-acid sequence: MYIAITGSKNNKDVYIYRSFRKENGKASSCIYKKLGKYNALLEQFDGNEDKLMTWAKEQAAKETELYKQHTGKVSVEFSKAAAIPMNERRSFNVGYLFLQKLCTQLRLDKVCRTIKSRHKFKYDLNAILTDLVYARILSPASKLASYEYCQSLLEPPKYSLQDVYRSLSVIAGESDFIQSELYKNSNFIHPRNNRILYYDCTNYYFEIEEEDDFRRYGKSKENRPNPIVTMGLFMDADGLPLAFDIFPGNQNEQTTLKPLESKILQDFNCSEFIYCSDSGLGSSSNRRFNSLGNGAYIITHSLKKMKKEDREIALNPTQFRRIGSDQFIDIRTLDESDEEIYNTIYYKEVPVVTGDMDETLVVTYSPKYKAYQRKIRARQIERAERIITAPGRKRKGKNQNDPMRFVKKTSVTTDGEIAEKQVYDLDEEQIQKEELYDGFYAVITNLEGDISEIIRINRQRWEIEENFRIMKTEFEARPIYVRREDRIKAHFMTCYISLLLYRLLEKELGNIYTADQILETLRSMQMTLLNTASGYIPSYTRTELTDTLHKTFDFRTDYEFITKTDMRTLIKDTKQIKSKLK